In the genome of Rhodoferax fermentans, one region contains:
- the thrC gene encoding threonine synthase — MNYLSTRGDHSPKRFCDILLEGLAPDGGLYLPESYPQVDDATLSRWRTVYHVQGYAELAFEILSLYIDDIPADDLRAICAKTYTAEVFGTGEIVPLRHLDNGIWLEALSNGPTLAFKDMAMQLLGNLFEYELARRGEQLNILGATSGDTGSAAEYAMRGKKGVRVFMTSPAGRMSPFQQAQMFSLMDENIINIAVEGVFDDCQDMVKAVSNDLDFKRRYKIGTVNSINWARLLAQVVYYFAGYFQATETNDQKVSFTVPSGNFGNICAGHVARMMGLPIAKLVAATNENDVLDEFFKTGVYRVRASADTHETSSPSMDISKASNFERFIFDLLGRDGARVKALFGDALARSGQFDLSQHPAFNDIRLRYGFVSGKSTHANRLATIKESFEQHAMVIDPHTADGVKVAREQLQADVPMIVLETALPIKFAETIVEATGREPERPAKFDCIEALPKRVITMAADVAAIKQLIISRCA; from the coding sequence ATGAACTACCTCTCCACCCGCGGCGACCACAGCCCCAAGCGTTTTTGTGACATCCTGCTCGAAGGCCTGGCGCCTGATGGTGGTCTGTACCTGCCAGAGTCTTATCCCCAGGTGGATGACGCCACCCTGAGCCGTTGGCGCACGGTTTACCACGTGCAGGGTTACGCCGAACTGGCGTTTGAGATCCTGTCGCTCTACATCGACGACATTCCGGCCGACGACCTGCGCGCCATCTGCGCCAAGACTTACACCGCCGAGGTGTTTGGCACCGGCGAGATCGTGCCGCTGCGCCATCTGGACAACGGCATCTGGCTCGAGGCCCTGTCCAACGGCCCGACGCTGGCGTTCAAGGACATGGCGATGCAGCTGCTGGGCAACCTGTTCGAGTACGAGCTGGCGCGCCGTGGTGAACAACTCAACATTCTGGGCGCCACCAGTGGCGACACCGGCAGCGCCGCTGAGTACGCGATGCGGGGCAAAAAAGGTGTGCGTGTGTTCATGACCAGCCCGGCCGGGCGCATGAGCCCGTTCCAGCAGGCGCAGATGTTCAGCCTGATGGATGAGAACATCATCAATATCGCCGTCGAAGGCGTGTTTGACGACTGCCAGGACATGGTCAAGGCGGTCAGCAATGACCTGGATTTCAAGCGCCGCTACAAGATTGGCACCGTCAACAGCATCAACTGGGCGCGGCTGTTGGCGCAAGTGGTTTACTACTTTGCCGGGTACTTCCAGGCCACCGAAACCAATGACCAGAAGGTCAGCTTCACCGTGCCCAGCGGCAACTTTGGCAACATCTGCGCTGGCCATGTGGCGCGCATGATGGGCTTGCCGATTGCCAAACTGGTGGCGGCCACCAACGAAAACGACGTGCTCGACGAGTTTTTCAAGACCGGTGTCTACCGCGTGCGCGCCAGCGCCGACACGCATGAGACCTCCAGCCCGTCGATGGACATCTCCAAAGCAAGCAACTTCGAGCGCTTCATTTTTGACCTGCTGGGTCGCGACGGCGCCCGGGTCAAGGCGCTGTTTGGTGACGCCCTGGCGCGCAGCGGCCAGTTTGACCTGAGCCAGCATCCGGCCTTCAACGACATCCGCCTGCGTTATGGTTTTGTCAGCGGCAAAAGCACCCACGCCAACCGCCTGGCCACCATCAAAGAGAGTTTTGAGCAACACGCCATGGTGATCGACCCGCATACCGCCGACGGTGTCAAGGTGGCGCGTGAGCAGTTGCAAGCCGATGTGCCGATGATTGTTCTGGAAACCGCCTTGCCGATCAAGTTTGCCGAGACCATTGTGGAGGCCACGGGCCGCGAGCCGGAGCGCCCCGCCAAGTTTGACTGCATTGAGGCTTTGCCCAAGCGGGTGATCACGATGGCTGCTGACGTGGCCGCCATCAAACAGCTGATCATCAGCCGGTGCGCCTGA
- a CDS encoding homoserine dehydrogenase: MKPIQVGLLGIGVVGSGTFNVLRRNQEEIQRRAGRGIEITMVADLNVARAQELVGPGVTVVSDARAVIANPDIDIVIELIGGYGIAKTLVLEAIAAGKHVVTANKALLAVHGTEIFAAASAKGVMVAFEAAVAGGIPIIKALREGLTANRIQWVAGIINGTTNFILSEMRDKGLDFAVALKEAQALGYAEADPTFDIEGVDAAHKATLMASIAFGVPVQFDKAYVEGITQLGAADIKYAEQLGYRIKLLGITKRRQGDVSKRQADGIELRVHPCLVPAKRLIANVEGAMNAVVVNGDAVGNTLYYGKGAGSEPTASAVIADLVDITRLHTADAAQRVPHLAFQPNAMSDLVVLPMSEVVTSYYLRLRVADETGVLTKVTGILAEAGISIDAVLQREADEVCGESQVPQTDVIILTHDCVEACMNAAIAQMQALPTVLGPITRIRKEELA, translated from the coding sequence ATGAAACCTATTCAAGTTGGTCTGCTCGGTATCGGTGTTGTGGGCTCTGGTACGTTCAATGTGCTGCGGCGCAACCAGGAGGAAATCCAGCGCCGCGCCGGTCGGGGTATCGAGATCACGATGGTGGCCGACCTGAACGTGGCGCGTGCCCAGGAGCTGGTCGGCCCCGGTGTGACCGTGGTCAGCGACGCCCGCGCGGTGATTGCCAACCCTGACATCGACATCGTCATCGAACTCATCGGTGGCTATGGCATTGCCAAAACCCTGGTTTTAGAGGCCATTGCGGCTGGCAAACATGTGGTGACCGCCAACAAGGCTTTGCTGGCAGTGCATGGCACCGAAATTTTTGCGGCTGCGTCTGCCAAAGGTGTGATGGTGGCGTTTGAGGCGGCCGTGGCCGGTGGCATCCCGATCATCAAGGCGCTGCGCGAGGGCCTCACAGCCAACCGCATCCAATGGGTGGCTGGCATCATCAACGGCACCACCAACTTCATCCTGAGCGAGATGCGCGACAAAGGCCTGGACTTTGCTGTGGCACTCAAAGAAGCCCAGGCACTGGGTTACGCCGAGGCCGACCCAACCTTTGACATCGAAGGTGTGGACGCCGCCCACAAGGCCACGCTGATGGCCTCCATTGCCTTTGGTGTGCCGGTGCAATTTGACAAGGCCTATGTGGAAGGCATCACACAACTGGGCGCTGCCGACATCAAATACGCCGAGCAACTGGGCTACCGCATCAAGCTGCTGGGCATCACCAAGCGCCGCCAGGGCGACGTGAGCAAACGCCAAGCCGATGGCATTGAGCTGCGCGTGCACCCCTGCCTGGTGCCTGCCAAACGCCTGATTGCCAATGTCGAAGGTGCCATGAACGCGGTGGTGGTCAACGGTGATGCGGTGGGCAACACGCTCTACTACGGCAAGGGCGCCGGTAGTGAGCCTACCGCCAGCGCAGTGATTGCCGACCTGGTCGACATCACCCGCCTGCACACGGCGGATGCGGCGCAACGCGTGCCCCATCTCGCGTTCCAGCCCAACGCCATGAGCGATCTGGTGGTGTTGCCCATGAGTGAGGTGGTCACCAGCTACTACCTGCGCCTGCGGGTGGCCGACGAGACTGGCGTGTTGACCAAGGTCACCGGCATCCTGGCCGAGGCCGGTATCAGCATCGACGCGGTGTTACAACGCGAAGCCGATGAAGTCTGTGGCGAGTCCCAAGTGCCGCAAACCGATGTGATCATCCTGACCCACGACTGTGTCGAGGCTTGCATGAACGCCGCCATCGCCCAGATGCAGGCCCTGCCAACCGTCTTGGGGCCCATCACCCGCATCCGCAAGGAGGAACTGGCCTGA
- a CDS encoding pyridoxal phosphate-dependent aminotransferase produces the protein MKTIRKSAKLANVLYDIRGPIMDAARQMEDEGQKIIKLNLGNLAVFGFDAPEEIQQDMIRNLPNSAGYSDSKGIFAARKAVMHETQKQGIVGVTLDDIYLGNGASELITMATNALLDNGDELLLPMPDYPLWTASTSLSGGTPVHYLCDEANGWMPDLDDIRAKITPRTKGIVVINPNNPTGVLYSDELLQGIVTIAREHGLVILADEVYDKVLYDGVKHTALASLSTDVLTLTFNSLSKSYRSCGYRAGWMVVSGNKKAAGDYIEGLTMLSNMKLCSNVPGQWAIQTALGGYQSINDLVCEGGRLRRQRDLAYELITAIPGVSCVKPEAALYMFPKLDPTLYPITDDRQFFLELLRETRVMLVQGTGFNWQQPDHFRIVFLPHEEDLRVAIGRIAKFLEGYRKRHSN, from the coding sequence TTGAAAACCATACGCAAATCAGCCAAACTGGCCAATGTGCTTTACGACATCCGCGGCCCGATCATGGACGCGGCGCGCCAGATGGAAGATGAAGGCCAGAAGATCATCAAGCTCAACCTGGGCAACTTGGCGGTGTTTGGTTTTGATGCGCCTGAAGAGATCCAGCAGGACATGATCCGCAACCTGCCCAATTCGGCGGGTTATTCGGACAGCAAGGGCATTTTTGCGGCACGTAAGGCGGTCATGCACGAAACCCAGAAGCAGGGCATTGTGGGTGTGACGCTCGACGACATCTACCTGGGCAATGGCGCCAGCGAACTCATCACCATGGCCACCAACGCGCTGCTGGACAACGGCGACGAGTTGTTGCTGCCGATGCCCGACTACCCGCTGTGGACCGCCTCCACCAGCCTGTCGGGTGGCACCCCGGTGCATTACCTGTGTGACGAAGCCAATGGCTGGATGCCGGACCTGGACGATATCCGCGCCAAGATCACACCGCGCACCAAAGGCATTGTGGTGATCAACCCGAACAATCCGACTGGGGTGTTGTACAGCGATGAACTGCTCCAGGGCATTGTGACCATCGCCCGTGAACACGGCTTGGTGATTCTGGCTGACGAGGTGTATGACAAGGTGCTTTACGACGGTGTCAAACACACGGCATTGGCTTCGTTGTCGACCGACGTGCTGACGCTGACCTTCAACTCGCTCTCTAAGAGTTACCGCTCCTGCGGTTACCGCGCTGGCTGGATGGTGGTCTCGGGCAACAAGAAGGCCGCCGGTGACTACATCGAGGGTTTGACCATGCTCTCGAACATGAAGCTGTGCTCCAACGTCCCCGGCCAATGGGCGATCCAGACCGCGCTGGGCGGTTACCAGAGCATCAACGACCTGGTGTGTGAGGGTGGCCGCCTGCGCCGCCAGCGCGACCTGGCCTATGAGCTGATCACCGCCATCCCCGGCGTGAGCTGTGTCAAGCCTGAGGCTGCGCTCTACATGTTCCCCAAGCTGGACCCGACGCTGTACCCGATCACCGACGACCGCCAGTTTTTCCTGGAGTTGCTGCGCGAAACCCGGGTGATGCTGGTGCAGGGCACCGGCTTCAACTGGCAGCAGCCGGACCATTTCCGCATTGTGTTTTTGCCCCATGAGGAAGACTTGCGTGTGGCGATTGGTCGCATTGCCAAGTTTCTGGAAGGCTACCGCAAGCGTCACAGCAACTGA
- a CDS encoding Mth938-like domain-containing protein: MKIHPDKPHFQSINAYGPDWVQVGGEKITHSIILDSRGKRLDWPCNRFEDITTEVFEQMAQWQPELVIFGSGERLRFVHPSLTQALIQRQIGLETMDTQAACRTYNILAAEGRYVAVALLMR, encoded by the coding sequence ATGAAAATACATCCCGACAAGCCACATTTCCAGTCCATCAACGCCTACGGCCCTGACTGGGTACAGGTCGGCGGCGAAAAAATCACACACAGCATCATCCTGGACTCACGCGGCAAACGTTTGGACTGGCCCTGCAACCGCTTTGAAGACATCACGACCGAGGTATTTGAGCAAATGGCGCAATGGCAGCCCGAGCTGGTGATTTTTGGCAGCGGTGAACGCCTGCGTTTTGTCCACCCGAGCCTGACCCAAGCCCTGATCCAGCGGCAAATTGGCCTGGAAACCATGGACACCCAGGCGGCTTGTCGCACCTACAACATCTTGGCCGCCGAGGGGCGATATGTCGCGGTTGCACTGCTAATGCGTTAA
- a CDS encoding peroxiredoxin, producing MAIVVNKPIPEFESNATGGIRVTNTSHLGHIVVLYFYPKDNTPGCTTEAMQFRDKYKDFVKAGATVFGVSRDNMKSHDDFKQKLELPFELIADTEEKMCHMFGVVKNKIMYGKKVKGIERSTFLIGADGTLKEEWRGLKVPGHVDEVLEAVKNLKKTAIAA from the coding sequence ATGGCGATTGTTGTCAATAAACCCATCCCCGAATTCGAGTCCAATGCCACAGGCGGTATCCGGGTCACCAACACGTCCCACCTCGGCCACATCGTCGTTTTGTACTTTTACCCCAAAGACAACACCCCTGGATGTACCACCGAGGCCATGCAGTTTCGCGACAAATACAAAGACTTTGTCAAAGCAGGGGCCACGGTGTTTGGTGTCTCGCGCGACAACATGAAGTCACACGACGATTTCAAGCAGAAGCTCGAGCTGCCGTTTGAGCTGATCGCCGACACCGAAGAAAAGATGTGCCACATGTTTGGTGTGGTCAAAAACAAGATCATGTACGGCAAGAAGGTCAAGGGCATCGAACGCAGCACCTTCCTGATCGGTGCCGACGGCACCCTCAAGGAAGAATGGCGTGGCCTGAAAGTACCCGGCCATGTGGACGAGGTGCTGGAAGCGGTCAAGAACCTCAAAAAGACCGCCATCGCGGCCTGA
- a CDS encoding PhoH family protein, which translates to MPLPSAPTKRAALLSQQEYETPAKTRPKQKATVSAEVPEPVKAAEVLSSKPTTATPSSRSRTSKAAQPIQAERPMATPEVVRPAAPKPAERPRAKSKRFEGPTRLFVLDTNVLLHDPSCLFRFEEHDIFLPMIVLEELDAHKKGMTEVARNGRQTSRSLDALAEHQGGDITSGLPLDATGHTEARGRLFFQTQLLNYDLPLSLPQGKADNQILGVVEALRKQHAPREVVLVSKDINMRVKARALGLSTDDYQNDKTLEDGDLLYSGAYALPSDFWTTHGKSVESWQQGAHTFYRISGPVVPQLLVNQFVYFESPGEPSLYAKVTEIRGKVAVFKTLRDFTHLKNAVWGITTRNREQNFAMNLLMDPEVDFVTLTGTAGTGKTLMALASGLTQVLDERRYTEIIVTRATVSVGEDIGFLPGTEEEKMGPWMGALDDNLEVLGKTDTAAGEWGRAATNELIRSRIKVKSMNFMRGRTFLNKYVIIDEAQNLTPKQMKTLITRAGPGTKIICMGNIAQIDTPYLTEGSSGLTYAVDKFKGWAHGGHITLARGERSRLADFASEVL; encoded by the coding sequence ATGCCCTTGCCCTCTGCTCCTACCAAACGCGCCGCCTTGCTGTCACAACAAGAGTATGAAACACCCGCCAAGACGCGCCCGAAGCAAAAAGCCACGGTCAGCGCAGAAGTGCCAGAACCGGTCAAGGCGGCCGAAGTCCTGAGCAGCAAACCGACCACCGCCACACCAAGCAGCCGCAGCCGGACCAGCAAAGCAGCGCAGCCGATCCAGGCAGAACGCCCCATGGCCACACCCGAAGTTGTGCGCCCTGCCGCTCCCAAACCGGCGGAACGTCCTCGCGCCAAATCCAAGCGTTTTGAGGGACCCACCCGCCTGTTTGTGCTCGACACCAATGTGTTGTTGCACGATCCAAGCTGCCTGTTCCGTTTTGAAGAGCACGACATCTTTTTGCCGATGATCGTGCTTGAAGAGTTGGACGCCCACAAAAAGGGCATGACCGAGGTGGCGCGCAACGGCCGCCAGACCAGCCGTTCGCTGGATGCACTGGCCGAACACCAGGGTGGCGACATCACCAGCGGCCTGCCGCTGGACGCCACCGGCCACACCGAAGCGCGTGGCCGCCTGTTCTTCCAGACCCAGCTGCTCAACTACGACCTGCCGCTGAGCCTGCCCCAGGGCAAGGCCGACAACCAGATTCTGGGTGTGGTGGAAGCGCTGCGCAAACAACACGCACCGCGTGAGGTTGTGCTGGTGTCCAAGGACATCAACATGCGCGTCAAAGCCCGTGCGCTGGGCCTGTCCACCGACGACTACCAGAACGACAAAACCCTGGAGGACGGCGACCTGCTGTACTCGGGCGCTTATGCCCTGCCCTCTGACTTCTGGACCACCCACGGCAAATCGGTGGAGAGCTGGCAACAGGGTGCCCACACCTTCTACCGGATCAGTGGCCCAGTGGTGCCGCAGCTGCTGGTCAACCAGTTTGTCTACTTTGAATCACCCGGTGAACCCAGCCTGTACGCCAAGGTGACCGAGATTCGGGGCAAAGTGGCGGTGTTCAAAACCCTGCGCGATTTCACCCACCTGAAAAATGCGGTCTGGGGCATCACCACCCGCAACCGCGAGCAGAACTTCGCGATGAACCTGCTGATGGACCCCGAAGTCGACTTTGTCACACTGACCGGTACCGCCGGCACCGGCAAAACGCTGATGGCGCTGGCCTCGGGTCTGACCCAGGTGCTCGATGAGCGGCGCTACACCGAGATCATCGTGACGCGTGCCACCGTCAGCGTCGGCGAAGACATCGGCTTCCTGCCCGGCACCGAAGAGGAAAAAATGGGCCCGTGGATGGGGGCGCTCGACGACAACCTGGAAGTGTTGGGCAAAACCGACACCGCCGCCGGTGAATGGGGCCGCGCCGCCACCAACGAGCTGATCCGCAGCCGCATCAAGGTCAAGAGCATGAACTTCATGCGCGGGCGCACCTTCCTGAACAAATACGTGATCATCGACGAGGCGCAGAATCTGACGCCCAAACAGATGAAGACCTTGATCACCCGTGCTGGCCCAGGCACCAAGATCATTTGTATGGGCAACATCGCTCAGATCGACACCCCGTACCTGACCGAAGGCTCCTCAGGTCTGACCTATGCGGTGGACAAGTTCAAAGGCTGGGCACATGGCGGCCACATCACTTTGGCCCGTGGTGAACGCTCGCGGCTGGCCGACTTTGCCAGCGAAGTGCTTTGA
- the dnaB gene encoding replicative DNA helicase has translation MSAVVSAFHDDLTPDRQVAQLRIPPHSIEAESSVLGGLLLDNAAWDRVSDVLTEQDFYRYEHRAVFAAMAVLINASKPADVITVYEQLQSAGKAEEVGGLTYLNALAQYVPSAGNIRRYAEIVRDRSILRKLVSTSEEISANAFNPKGRPVASILDEAEQKIFNIGEEGSRTKQGFQSMDTLVVDLLDRVQEMADNPNDVTGVPTGFYDLDRMTAGLQAGDLVVLAARPSMGKTAFAINIAEHVAMNEGLPVAVFSMEMGAAQLAVRIVGSIGRIDQGHLRTGKLSDEEWPRLTEAIEKLRTISLHIDETAGLTSSELRANARRLARQCGQLGLIVVDYLQLMSGSNGSDGENRATELGEISRGLKMLAKELKCPLIALSQLNRSVEQRPDKRPMMSDLRESGAIEQDADIIMFIYRDEYYTKDACKEPGVAEVIIAKQRNGPTGTVKLAFLNRITKFESLASGGTGDF, from the coding sequence ATGTCTGCTGTTGTTTCTGCTTTTCACGATGACCTGACGCCTGACCGTCAGGTGGCGCAGCTGCGTATCCCGCCACACTCCATCGAGGCAGAGTCCAGCGTGTTGGGTGGGCTGTTGCTGGATAACGCTGCTTGGGACCGGGTGAGTGATGTGCTCACCGAGCAAGATTTCTACCGCTATGAACACCGTGCGGTGTTTGCGGCCATGGCGGTGCTGATCAATGCTTCGAAACCGGCTGACGTGATCACCGTGTACGAGCAGTTGCAGAGTGCGGGCAAGGCCGAGGAGGTGGGTGGCCTGACCTACCTGAACGCGCTGGCGCAGTACGTGCCCAGCGCCGGCAACATCCGCCGTTACGCCGAGATCGTGCGTGACCGCTCGATTCTGCGCAAGCTGGTGTCCACCAGCGAGGAAATCTCTGCCAACGCCTTCAACCCCAAGGGGCGGCCGGTGGCCTCCATCCTGGATGAGGCCGAGCAGAAGATTTTCAACATTGGCGAGGAGGGCTCGCGCACCAAGCAGGGTTTTCAGAGCATGGACACGCTGGTGGTCGATTTGCTCGATCGCGTGCAGGAAATGGCCGACAACCCGAACGACGTCACCGGTGTGCCAACGGGTTTTTACGACCTAGATCGCATGACTGCGGGTTTGCAGGCGGGTGACCTGGTGGTGTTGGCGGCGCGTCCGTCGATGGGGAAGACGGCGTTTGCCATCAACATTGCCGAGCATGTGGCGATGAACGAAGGCCTGCCGGTGGCGGTTTTCTCGATGGAAATGGGTGCGGCCCAGCTGGCGGTGCGTATTGTGGGCTCCATCGGCCGCATCGACCAGGGCCACCTGCGTACCGGCAAACTCAGCGATGAGGAATGGCCGCGCCTGACCGAAGCCATTGAGAAGCTGCGCACCATTTCTCTGCACATCGATGAAACCGCTGGCCTGACATCGAGCGAGTTGCGCGCCAACGCGCGTCGACTGGCGCGCCAGTGTGGCCAGCTCGGCCTGATCGTGGTCGACTACTTGCAGCTGATGAGCGGCTCCAACGGCAGCGACGGCGAAAACCGGGCCACCGAGCTGGGTGAAATCTCGCGGGGTTTAAAGATGTTGGCCAAGGAGCTCAAATGTCCTTTGATTGCCCTGTCGCAGCTCAACCGAAGTGTGGAGCAACGCCCCGACAAACGCCCGATGATGAGTGACTTGCGCGAATCCGGGGCTATTGAACAGGATGCCGACATCATCATGTTCATCTATCGCGACGAGTACTACACCAAGGATGCCTGCAAGGAGCCGGGCGTGGCTGAGGTGATCATTGCCAAACAGCGTAACGGCCCGACCGGCACCGTCAAACTGGCTTTCCTGAACCGGATCACCAAGTTTGAGTCCTTGGCCAGCGGCGGCACTGGCGACTTCTAG
- the rplI gene encoding 50S ribosomal protein L9, which yields MQIILLDKVVNLGNLGEIVKVKDGYARNFLIPSGRARRATETAKKEFEVRRAELEKAAAAKLAEAQALGEKLAGTTCKLTQKAGVDGRLFGSVTNADIAEELTKSGFAVTKAQIRMPLGHIKVVGDNTVGVALHTDVVVDITVSVYGETA from the coding sequence ATGCAAATCATTCTGCTCGACAAGGTGGTGAACCTTGGCAATCTCGGTGAAATCGTTAAAGTCAAAGACGGTTACGCCCGCAACTTTCTGATTCCGTCTGGCCGCGCCCGTCGCGCCACCGAAACCGCCAAGAAAGAATTTGAAGTCCGCCGCGCTGAGCTTGAAAAAGCTGCAGCTGCCAAGCTGGCTGAGGCACAAGCTTTGGGTGAAAAGCTGGCAGGCACCACCTGCAAGCTGACCCAAAAGGCCGGTGTGGATGGCCGTTTGTTCGGTTCGGTGACCAATGCTGACATCGCTGAAGAGCTGACCAAGTCCGGTTTTGCCGTGACCAAGGCTCAGATCCGTATGCCGCTGGGTCACATCAAAGTGGTTGGCGACAACACCGTGGGTGTGGCCTTGCACACCGACGTGGTGGTTGACATCACGGTGTCGGTGTACGGCGAAACCGCCTAA
- the rpsR gene encoding 30S ribosomal protein S18 has translation MAGPKRFNNKDKRPKRPAQNLLFKRKRFCRFTVTGVEEIDYKDIDTLRDFIAENGKIIPARLTGTRAIFQRQLNTAIKRARFLAMLPYSDQHKI, from the coding sequence ATGGCCGGACCAAAACGTTTCAACAACAAAGACAAGCGCCCAAAGCGCCCCGCGCAAAACCTGCTGTTCAAGCGCAAGCGCTTTTGCCGCTTCACCGTGACCGGTGTTGAAGAGATCGACTACAAAGACATCGACACACTGCGTGATTTCATTGCTGAAAACGGCAAGATCATCCCCGCACGCCTGACCGGCACCCGTGCCATTTTCCAGCGCCAGCTCAACACCGCCATCAAGCGCGCCCGCTTTCTGGCCATGTTGCCTTACAGCGATCAGCACAAGATCTAA